From Motacilla alba alba isolate MOTALB_02 chromosome 4A, Motacilla_alba_V1.0_pri, whole genome shotgun sequence, one genomic window encodes:
- the HPRT1 gene encoding hypoxanthine-guanine phosphoribosyltransferase, with the protein MATPSPCIVIGDDEQGYDLDLFCIPKHYADDLEKVYIPHGLIMDRTERLAREIMKGMGGHHIVALCVLKGGYKFFADLLDYIKALNRNSDKSIPMTVDFIRLKSYCNDQSTGDIKVIGGDDLSTLTGKNVLIVEDIIDTGKTMKTLLSLLKQYNPKMVKVASLLVKRTPRSVGYRPDFVGFEVPDKFVVGYALDYNEYFRDLNHICVISETGKQKYKA; encoded by the exons ATGGcgacccccagcccctgcatcGTG ATTGGTGATGATGAACAAGGTTACGACCTGGATTTGTTCTGCATACCTAAACATTATGCAGATGATTTGGAAAAAGTCTATATTCCTCATGGGCTCATCATGGACAG GACGGAGAGACTGGCACGAGAAATTATGAAGGGCATGGGAGGACACCACATTGTGGCACTCTGTGTACTCAAGGGTGGCTATAAATTTTTTGCTGATTTATTAGACTACATCAAAGCCCTGAACAGGAACAGTGACAAATCAATCCCCATGACAGTCGACTTCATTAGGTTGAAGAGTTATTGT AATGATCAGTCAACTGGAGATATCAAAGTCATTGGGGGAGATGACCTCTCAACCCTGACTGGAAAG AATGTTTTGATCGTAGAA gatataATTGATACTggtaaaacaatgaaaacgttGCTGTCTCTACTTAAACAGTACAATCCAAAGATGGTGAAAGTAGCCAG TTTGTTGGTGAAAAGAACTCCTCGAAGTGTGGGATATCGGCCGGATT TTGTTGGATTTGAAGTGCCAGACAAATTTGTTGTGGGATACGCCCTAGATTACAATGAATACTTCAGAGATTTGAAC catATCTGTGTGATCAGCGAGACGGGGAAGCAGAAGTACAAAGCATGA